The segment CCTGGCCTCCTCAGCAGTCTCACTGCTGCTTTCTCCTTCACCCCTGTCCTCAATAAAGCAGGCAGTGCTTGAGTTTCGCTCTTTATTAAGTCTGCCCCCTAGCCAGGTGAAGGGAGCAGACCATGATTACTGTGACCCCCCCTCACCCCAGGACAATGTGACTCTCTTCTTGCCTGtgccctcacccctccccctgcccaataaataaaaaggggataAGGAAGTTCAgggcaagggggaggagaggaagatgtCCCTGGACAATGTCTTGTTGAAGGTGAGCTGGGCAGAATAAATAGACTGTGCCCCCATGATGGGGATGAGGAAGGCCCTGACCAGACCAAGGCAGGCCAAGCCAGGTGCTGAGTGTCCATGGCCCAAGCCAGGAGCAGGGGGAGAAGCCCAGCTGCCGCCTGGAGCCTAGCTGTGTAGGGCAGGGGAGGATCCCCGATGGCAGCTTCCCAGTCGAAGACTTGCCCTGGTCTAGTCTTGCCAGAATCTTGCCACAAGGGCCTGAGAGTTCTGCTGCCAAGACTACCATCTTGCCTTCTGGTCTCCCCTCCATGAAAGCTGTTCCCATGGGGCTGGTAGGGAGTCCTAGAGCCACGCTGGCAAGGCCACGGGGAGGCATGGGCCTCCCTGGGCCCCTGGGCAGAAGGGATGGAGGGGCTGATAGCTCTGGGTCTAGCTTCTCCTGTTCTAGATTTATCTAGCTTTGACCCCCACTGGCAGCCACCTGGGGCGTAGGCCTTGGGACAGGGGCTTCCTTGGCCCCTTGGGTCCCCTGTAGCCGGCGTAACCGCAGTTCCTCCAAGCCTCGCCAAagttcctgccgctcctgggccttctGCTGCTCCCTGGGGAGAGAGGGTGAGGcagctcttcctcttctggcagCTGCAGTCTAAGCTCCTTCACTGCCACCCCACTATAAAGTGATTAGGACTCTGTGGGGAACCCTCGGcttagagaagaggagaggagagggcaagcTGGGTCTTGAGCTGTCCTGACTGAAGCGCTGGTACAGGGTCAGAGCAGCCAGTGGGCATGGGTACTGAAAAGAATGGCTGGGGTGTACTCGTACAGGACAGACACAGGATGCAGCTGAGCACCCTGGGAGGGGTCCTCTTCATTCTCTCCACAGCCTAAGGGTCTGATTCCTTCTTATTTCTCTGTCCCTCCCCAGTGGCTAGCCTCCTGCCCGGTACTCACTGCTGTTTTTCTAGCTTGTAGGAGGCTGTAAGCTCATCAAACAGCTTCCCATTCATCTCCATGAAAGTCTTGAGCACGTTGTAGATCAGGGACACGATGGTTCTGACATAGCAAAGAGAGGTGTGAGGAGATTCATGAAACACCATTCTGCTTGCACCCGGTCCCAGAACACTGTCCATTCATGTCCTTGCTTTTACCTCCCTTTGACATCCCAACATTTGCTCAGGGGCTGGACTAGTTGTGGTGTCTGTCTCCAAAGGGTGGGAAAGCTTGGGCACTCACTGATTCCAGTGCTCCTTGGACACTTGGTAGAGGGTCCCAAATACCGCAGGCAGCACAGTGTGGCAGTTGTCCTCAATGAGGCTCAGGATGTACTCATTGTTCCAGAAATACAGAGCCCGCTCTGCAACCTGAGCGGGTGAAGCAGGGAGAGGGCCTAGTCGTGGCTTTTGGGTGTGCAAGGTCTGCTTTTTCTCTTTAGCCTCAAACCCAGAACCCCTAACTTCCACACCCCATCCTGAGGGCTTATCTGACCCACTAGAGAAAAAagtggagggagaaaaaaaccCTGGCTTTACAGGCAACGTGGGCAGCCCTGCTCCTCCAGAGCCCACTGTGTGTGCACAGCCCCACAAGGCATTCTGCTTCTAAGGTTCGGCTATCTGCTGAGGGAATGGGGTAAGAACACCCATCTATCTCCACCAGCTGTCGTCAGAATGAAAGCAGTCCCTGTACTTCAAGGTGTTTTAAAAGTGAAATCCTAGAGCCATCATGAGGAAGAACAAACTTCCACCAGGTTATGACTCCTAGGGATGGGAATAAGTATAGAATAGCATGGGGAACTAAACCTCCTGGCCAGAAAATGGGGACCAGTGAAATCTAAAGTCAgcgagaaaagaggagaggggcCCACAACTCTGCAGCCCACGTTGGGTCCGTTTCCCTGGTTTACAACTATGAGCTCTTGTTCCTCTCAATAGGAAATGTTGGCCCATTTTATATTCAGGGAAACCCACTTAGACAAGTGTAAAGCCTCTCAGCCAGTGGAGTACATGTCTAGGTCTGGCCCTACGACTCATGACCCTAAGGCCATCATCTCCCTGTTACCAGGCCTAGGGCTGAAAGAGAACTGAGGTGAGAAGGGGGCTATGTTAGGGTAACTGAGAATCCTTGCCAAGCTCCGCCCCTGCCctgatcccacccccaccccccttttgtCATATACCtggaaatgggggctggagacacAGCGAGCCACCTGCTTGAAGAGAGGCTCCTGGATCTTCACAAACTGGGAGGGCTCGATCACATCGAGAATCTCTTCCATCTCCCCCAGGAACATCACCTGGGGAGAGGGCAGGGCAGCAGCTCACATTCCCCTAAAGTACACGCCTGCTCGCCTTCTGGAAGCTGAGCCCTCCCCACTACTGTCAGGGTTGTGAGAACCCTTCATACCTCCTTCTGGGTGCAGGTTTTAGGCCAGTATTTGAGAAGCCCCCGGATAACCTAGAAGGTGGAGAAGGAGTCAGACCTGAAGAGCGAGGGGCCCACCTTCCCTCCAAGGCACTCACATGCTCTGTCAAGGTCGCATCCTTCTCCAGGAACTGCACCACACAGTATGCCAGCTGCGGGGCCAGGGTGGAAAGAAGTAGCCAAGGTCAGGAAGGGCCAGGAGCCAAGAACTAGCTGCCTAGGACAGCGTGCCAGGCATCTATCTGCTCATTACTGCCTTCACACGCTTGTTCACTGAGCACTTACTGCTGCTCTGGACCTACAAGGCACCCGGCTCTGAGTGCTAGAGACTCACAGAGCTGGTGTGTGAGGCCAGCTCTCAGGTAGAGGACACTGAATGAGTAGAGACTCGGGGGTGAGAGAGGATCAGTAAGTGTCAACTTGACTTCCTGGCCCCACAGGCAGCCCTGAGTGTCAGCAaatgatgctgctgctgctgctgctgctgctgctgttgcaaGGCCAGGCCTGGGCTCACCTGAGCATGAAAAACAGACAGTGACTTGACAGAGTGCAAGGGGATGAGGACTCGAACCAGGAACTGTTTGTGCTCAGTCTTCAGGGGCAGCGCAAAGCCATTGATGATGCTTTGGAGTGGACAGAAGAGAGGAGCAGAGCTCAGCCAAGCAGGcccccagtccctcccaccagaAACCCCAGGCCCAGCCAAAGCCCAAGGAGAATTACCTTCCTAAGATCTCTAACAGCTCAGCCACACCATTAAAGTGCTCCAGCTCATAGATGAACCTGCGGGAGAAGAGATGGATCTGGAGGGTGGGAGCTTTGGGACAGGTCCAGCTCCCTGTCACCCTTCCTGCCAACAGTTCTGACTCATCTCACACAGCTGTCCAACTCTCCCCATGGGAGTGCTCCCTTCCTGGTGCCCCAAAACATCGCCCATTGAGTCCACACCCACATGGGAAGATCCAAAATGTCTTTCTCAGACCAGGCATCTCAGCCACTGTCAGTCCCAGTCTCTCTTCCTGGAGACAGCCCCAGCTCACTTCTTCAGGTCCCTAGCACTCCTTACCTGGTGCCCAGCCAGCCCGCAGGCACCTAGCCTAGGACTTTCAATTTCCATGCAAAGGCAAACACCTCTACCCAGCACTGTGATTCTCAAAACCCCCGAGGAGGCAGGACCGAGGAAAACCATTACAGAGATGAAGTTGAGACTCTGTAGCTAAAGGCTACTCACCTCAAAGTTAATAAATGGGGGAGTAATGGACTCTGAGCCTCTCTGTTTTATCACTAGAAACAACAGCTAATGTTTCAGAAGCCCCACCTCAGGCCAGGAGCTATGCCAGGGGTTTTGGAGGCTCCACATTAGCACAGGCAGTGTGCCCACTTCAAAGGATGAAGCAAGAGCAGAACCTCAAGGAGTTGCCCAAGTTCACCAAAACACTGGAACCAAACTCAAATATAGAGCCATGGTCTCAACTACAAGGTCACAGGGACTCCCCATGTCCAGTGGATATGGTGTTCGGAACATGCTCAGAAAGCAAGAACGACCTATAGGTGATTATAGGCCAGACTGGTAAAGATTAGATCGAGCTCCTACATCCCtgcaggctgccttggttcctcTAAACTACGTAACTATCTTCCTATAGTATTCTCACTTGGCCtctattttctcatctgtaaatggGAATAAATACTTATTCTCTGCCGGTTTGACAGGCTTCCTATAATGAATACTACATTGCATACCCAGAACTTGATAAACATACACCCCGGGAGGCCCAGCAGGTCCCTTCTTCCCCGCCTCCCTCCCAGACTTCTGCTGGGCAGGCAGGACAACGCACCGGAGGAAGATGTGGTTGCACTGTTTGCGGATGTAGGCCCGGAGACCCAGGAACTTGCCGTATACCCGATGCAAGATGGTCTTGAGGTACTCACGTTCCCGGGGGTCCTCGCTGTCAAATAgctccaggagctgcaggacccagGGTAAGATAAACCCAGATGTCAAGCTGTTTTCCCCCATCCTATCCCATGTCCCTTAGATAGCCTGTGCCTGCTGTATGGTGCCACCCCGCCTGGGCTCCCCAAGTCACCATCAGAACAAACTTTTGATCCACGTATCTCTTGGCCACAGAGGGCTGGAAATCTGGACTCTCCAAGAACCGCAGGAAAAACTCATATACCAGCTGGGGGTGGGAGACAGAGCAAGGAGTGAGTTTAGCTACAGCCTTTCTACTCCCCTTACCCTGCAGTTCTCGGCCAACAGTCAGGGTCTCCCCTGTTATCCAATCTACTCTGAAATGCAGCCCCTGCTCCCCAGCCCTTCATACCTGTAGATGTGGCCACGAAGGCTCAAGGTTGGGCTCATCTTCTTCAGGGTCAAATTCAGGGTTCTCACTGGGCGGCAGGGTccggaagatatttactgatatCTGGTAGAGGAAGGGTCGGGGGGAGTTGAAGGATGAGACCACAGAAGCAGACGTTTGGGGAACTCTCAAAGCTCTCTCTATCCCAAGCAGGTAATGAGTTTGTGGCCTTCCTGTTCAGCCTTCTAAGTAACTAGGATTGCCAGTATGCAATCAGGTTACtcacttattttgtttgttttttgtttgtggggACAGGATTTTATCTGTGTAACagagctctggctatcctggaactctctctgtagaccaggctagcctcgaactcagatatccacctgcctccacctccaagtattgatattaaaggtgtgcaagCCACCACTGCCTAGCATGGCcaagcactttctttttttttttttttttttttctttttttcagagctgggaaccgaacccagggccttgcacttgctaggcaagcgctctaccactgagctaaatccccaaccccagccaagCACTTTCTAAGTACAGTGAGGACATGGGGATTGAACCTGAGGCCTTACACTGAGTTTTACCACCAGTCCTCATCCAATTCTCCTGGACTGACCTACTTCCCAGCAAGGAACTCATTCTTCTGGGCAATCTTCATCTAAACACCAAGTTCATGCAAGCCCTACGCCAAGGGCTGGAGACCCAAGGGTGGCTTGACACATCCATACGTGGATGTGATTCAGTGGTGGTGGTAAGGTGTAAGCAGTGAAGTCCCCAGGCATTCAGAGCCAAGGCGTTTCTGGCCAGACTATGAGAGAGGGCTGCACAGAACAGCCCATGCCTTAGTTAGACCATGGAAGGCAAGTGGCCTGGAGGACAGCTACCCTAGGCCCATCTCACTAAGTATAGGGACAATAGGGAGAGGAGATCCTGAGAGGGTCCTGGGAGGCAGCAGTGGGACTCAGTAGAAATGGAAGCAAGGCCCCTGAGGCCAAACTGAAGGGTGTACGTTAATTCTTCCCACCGGGGTCCGAGAGGTAGATTAATAGGGTACCCGAGGCTGGCCAGTGCTTACCATGCGGATGATGTCTGGGTAGACAGGCTCAATGAGGACCCCCCGGGTGCTCCCCACACATTCCACAAGTTCATTGAGGGCTGCACGCTTCACCTCCTTGCCCTTGAGGTCAGCCACACAGTCCAAGAAGTCAAACATCACCCCACATTGGGCCAGTTTCCGGCTTAGCAACTCATGTAACTCAGAGGCTGGCACAtctggggagagggacagggagactgCCTGGATCAAGCTGTCACTCTGGACAGGGGTGGAACTCCTCATCCCTCGGAATGACTTTCCAGGAAGCCTCAGGTGCCCCCATACAAGGTACTGTGGTACAGCAAGCAAACAGTTCTAGTCCTATCCTTCACTCCTGGGAAGCTGAGGGTAGGAAAGTGGTCTTCTCTTCTAATCCAGGAGCAGAGACCTCATGATTTTAAAGCAAGATCACAAACCCTGAATATGCAGGCATGGTTCCCAACAGCCACTACCTCCCTCTGCACATGGATCTGTGAACCAAACGTAGAAAGCGGGCAGGAgtgaagttgggggtggggggcacgtGGTGATCACAGGGAACCATGCCAAGCACCTACCCAGGACCTAGGCAGCTGGCTGGACTGATAGTAGCCTCCTGAAACCTAGGCTGTGTGCCCCACCCTTGGCCCTTGCCTGCCCCTGGCACCACTTCAAGATGCCCCACCTCCAGAGATGACAGGCCAGTCAGGCCATGCGTCAGCAGAGGCCTGGAGACTGGGGGGTCAGTTCCAGTGGAATTCCTGGCCTAAGAGAGTATCCAAACTCTACCTGACAGCTGCTTCTCCCTTGGTCCTCCCCCACCTTGCTTCCTTCTGGACTTAGGTACCCTGGCAACCAACAACAGCTCACCTTTGAGCAGGGGCAGTGGAGTGAGCTCTTGCTGGTTGCTCTGATAGCGGAACTGAGAAGAGCTGTGTGAGCGTCGGGGCCGGGCCCTGCGGAGGGATCGGCGGGAGAAGCCATCCACCTTGTCTGGTGGTGGCACTGGAGACAGCCCCGGGGAGGAGGGGCTTGTGGGGGTGCTTGCAGGGGGCAGCTTCGTCTCCATGGCCAGAGGGCAGCAAGTCAATCTTTCAGAGCCCAAGGGGCTCCTTGTGGGTCTGGAGTAAGCTGAATGAGACCACACACACTAACTGGGACCCATCCTGCCCAgcgtgttggggggtgggggtgaagacCACAGTCCTGACCCCCCCAGGGCCTCTGGCAACTGCCCAGTCCTGGGGGGGCAGGCAAAGTCGAAAGGCAATGGCTCAGCTCTTTCCTGGAGGTCCAGAAGAGTCCAGTCTGGGTTCCCACGCTGGCTCTTCTGAAAAGTCAGGTTAGAAAGGTCAgcaggagagacacagagagcaaGCAGGTCGGTTCTTTCCAAAGACAGCCCGCGCGTGCTGCAGTTACTCCTTCacttcttttccctccttcccttgctAGACCCCCAAAACAAGGGTGCAATCATGGCCCTCCCTTCTTCCAGACCCAAGCTCTAGAGTAGCCCCTCCCCAAGTACGGCCTATGGTTTCTACTCAGGATGGGGACTCTGTTTAGCATCCCCAGCTCCTTACAGCAGTGTGACTCTCCAGCTCCACTAATGGCTCCCGTCCCGGTGCATTCACCCAAAAAATATGGGTCCTGCTCTCGTGCGCTCGCTTTTAGCACCTCTAGCATCCCTCCCCATATCCCgctccttcctgctctccaaaCCTCAATGTGGTATTGGGGTACACACTCACTCCTCAGAAATCCAGACTTTGGTCGCCGACCCTAGAGGTTGCCTTGGTGGAGGAGACGACGGTTCAAGGGTCCTTAGCGGTGGTTCCGCCGCTCGGGGCGCTGGGGCTGGGCGGCGGCGCTCCTGGGTTCGCTCCCAGGCTCTGGGGGTGCTGGAGCATGCCCCCAGCTCAGCCCCAAAAGGGGTCGGGCGCTCGGTGGGCTCTGGGCTGGGCCCTGGCAGCACGCGACCCTCGGCAGAAATCTCTGGACTCAGATCCGCGCGGTGCAGCGCAGCGGGAGCCCCGGCTCGCTGCGCACCGGCACCCGCCGCCCAGCTGCTCAGGATGACATCAAGTCACCTCCCCCCTCCCGGCCCTCACCTCCCTCCGCTAGGGGGGGCTGCGTCAGGGAAGACTCAGGGccgctgggaaatgtagtccccACTCTGCTTAAAGAAAGCGACAGAACCTTACGGGTAACCTCGGAGCAAGGGGGAGGAACTCCGCAAGACAAAGCTGAGTATTTTAAAACCTGCAAGCAAAGTGGGACAGACCCAGCTCACTACTGGACTCCAGAATTCTGGAAGGAACACTGTGTAGGGAAAAAAGAGGACTCTGGTGTTGGAATCTGCTAATGCCAGGACTGCAGCAGGACAGAGGCCTAGAATGATGTACCAGGCCCAAAATTTGATCTGAGCCACTGTGCCTCAGGCTATTCCCACAAGAACCTCATACTCAGCCCAGAGTGAAGCTGGACACTTACAAAAACCCCTTGAATCCGGCATTGGAGGGGTTAATAGTCTGCTTTGCGTTAGCGCCTGCTGGGAGGGGTGTGGCTCACTAGAGGCTCCTGGGAAATGCAGTCCAGTCTCCCGGCCTGCAGTGCCCCTCCTGTCACTTACTGTCTGTGGTGACATCATGGTCTGTAGTTTAAAGGGACAGCCCTGGGATGCCAAAGCAAGGAGGGCAAAAGGCGCTTGCCACCCTGGAGCTGCCCCCATCCTAAGGCACACAACCTCCCGCCTCCTCTGGCCCCAAGATGTGCCCTGGAGAGTGGGGAGTTCTTGATCAAAACCCCATTGCTGGGTATGAAAGTCTCAGCTGTATTCCAAGAGTTTGGCATTCTGGCCAAAAGTTCCCAACCTGCAGTCCTGGACTCCAACACTCTATTTCCTACAGTAACTGTGAGATCTTTACCCCGAAGTTTTACCTGGGTGACAAACTAGTCCGTGCTGAGCAtcgagaatgagagagagagagagagagagagagagagagagagagagagagagagagagagagagagagagagagagagagagagagagagagagagagagagcgcgcaatGAGGTTGGGGGATTGGGGTGCTTTTCAACCTCACCCATTTATGGACCCTGGTGATCACTTAGTGCTGCAAAGGAAGTCTGTATACCCAAGAAGTGCCCACTTGTAGAGCAACAAATGCAAGGCCTGTATTGAGGACACCGTTCAGTCGGCCTAGA is part of the Rattus norvegicus strain BN/NHsdMcwi chromosome 1, GRCr8, whole genome shotgun sequence genome and harbors:
- the Ppp2r5b gene encoding serine/threonine-protein phosphatase 2A 56 kDa regulatory subunit beta isoform, with the translated sequence METKLPPASTPTSPSSPGLSPVPPPDKVDGFSRRSLRRARPRRSHSSSQFRYQSNQQELTPLPLLKDVPASELHELLSRKLAQCGVMFDFLDCVADLKGKEVKRAALNELVECVGSTRGVLIEPVYPDIIRMISVNIFRTLPPSENPEFDPEEDEPNLEPSWPHLQLVYEFFLRFLESPDFQPSVAKRYVDQKFVLMLLELFDSEDPREREYLKTILHRVYGKFLGLRAYIRKQCNHIFLRFIYELEHFNGVAELLEILGSIINGFALPLKTEHKQFLVRVLIPLHSVKSLSVFHAQLAYCVVQFLEKDATLTEHVIRGLLKYWPKTCTQKEVMFLGEMEEILDVIEPSQFVKIQEPLFKQVARCVSSPHFQVAERALYFWNNEYILSLIEDNCHTVLPAVFGTLYQVSKEHWNQTIVSLIYNVLKTFMEMNGKLFDELTASYKLEKQQEQQKAQERQELWRGLEELRLRRLQGTQGAKEAPVPRPTPQVAASGGQS
- the Ppp2r5b gene encoding serine/threonine-protein phosphatase 2A 56 kDa regulatory subunit beta isoform isoform X1, with translation METKLPPASTPTSPSSPGLSPVPPPDKVDGFSRRSLRRARPRRSHSSSQFRYQSNQQELTPLPLLKDVPASELHELLSRKLAQCGVMFDFLDCVADLKGKEVKRAALNELVECVGSTRGVLIEPVYPDIIRMISVNIFRTLPPSENPEFDPEEDEPNLEPSWPHLQLVYEFFLRFLESPDFQPSVAKRYVDQKFVLMLLELFDSEDPREREYLKTILHRVYGKFLGLRAYIRKQCNHIFLRFIYELEHFNGVAELLEILGR